One genomic window of Blastocatellia bacterium includes the following:
- a CDS encoding SpoIIE family protein phosphatase, whose product MKKDSLLKHKKLNTNKLAWYEFSIATQLRYGLALSVVLSILITGGFLIYYSFQVLLRETNKLQKEHSRVAAETIDSYIDDLQRKLSYLARVRGLTNLPQAEKQNLLEALTRHNAAYEMVAILDSQGQVLATISPYGTPTPTTFANTQLFLRTFKKQEEYVEYVSFDKDVNQLVTTFAVPIHNLEDKVDGVLLAKVNLKFLNFIVSQTDVGKTGYAYVVDERNKLIAKRGSSQSVFNLEDVSNLAFIKERSMLQAKSLNVYKGLKGVEVLGAIAPVRSVSWLVVVELPTMEAYQPIYNMILTMTISLMVIIIVVIILGFLFSKRIVAPFQRLTMAAAQISDGNLNIQVNIKANNELGILSKAFNDMVFQLKESFEALEKTNQTLEIRVQERTTELEVANKQILELNERLKADNLRMSAELDVTRQLQQMILPKEQELIQLADLDIAGFMEPADEVGGDYYDVVKQGNKIRMGIGDVTGHGLESGVVMIMAQTAIRTLLANDEKDPIKFLNSVNKVIYDNTRRMKSHKNMTLALLEYEEGMLRLSGQHEDLVILRSNGEIEQIDTFELGFPLGIESDIKAYVAQTDIKLNPEEIAVLYTDGLIEAVNQQNEMYGLSRLFQVIKESSHLSANQICSQIIGNLKKHVGKQKVYDDITLLVIKRKKA is encoded by the coding sequence ATGAAAAAAGATTCTTTATTGAAACATAAAAAATTAAATACTAATAAGCTTGCCTGGTATGAGTTTTCTATTGCAACACAACTTAGATATGGGTTAGCACTTTCGGTTGTGCTTAGTATATTAATAACAGGAGGATTTTTAATTTATTATAGTTTTCAAGTTCTTTTAAGAGAGACTAACAAATTGCAAAAAGAACATAGCCGAGTTGCCGCCGAGACAATTGATTCTTATATAGACGATCTTCAAAGAAAACTTAGTTATTTAGCACGTGTAAGGGGTTTAACCAATCTACCGCAAGCTGAAAAACAAAATCTGCTAGAAGCTTTAACCCGTCATAATGCAGCATATGAAATGGTGGCAATTCTTGATAGTCAAGGACAAGTTTTAGCAACTATTTCACCTTATGGCACACCTACGCCAACTACTTTTGCTAATACCCAATTATTTTTACGTACTTTTAAGAAACAGGAAGAATATGTTGAATATGTTAGCTTTGATAAGGATGTTAATCAGCTAGTTACTACTTTTGCTGTACCAATTCATAATTTAGAAGATAAAGTTGATGGAGTTCTTTTAGCAAAAGTTAATCTTAAATTCCTTAATTTTATTGTTTCCCAAACTGATGTAGGAAAAACAGGCTATGCCTATGTTGTAGATGAGAGAAACAAGTTAATTGCTAAACGTGGTAGTAGTCAAAGTGTATTTAATTTAGAAGATGTTTCAAATCTAGCATTTATTAAAGAACGCTCTATGCTACAAGCTAAATCCTTAAATGTTTATAAAGGGCTTAAAGGTGTAGAGGTTTTAGGGGCAATTGCTCCTGTTAGAAGTGTATCTTGGTTGGTTGTAGTTGAACTACCAACAATGGAAGCCTACCAACCTATTTATAATATGATACTTACAATGACGATTAGCTTAATGGTAATAATTATAGTAGTTATTATATTAGGTTTTCTTTTTTCTAAAAGAATTGTTGCACCATTTCAACGTTTAACAATGGCTGCTGCACAAATTAGTGATGGAAACTTAAATATCCAAGTTAATATCAAAGCTAATAATGAGTTAGGAATCCTGTCAAAAGCTTTTAATGATATGGTCTTTCAATTAAAAGAATCTTTTGAAGCTTTAGAGAAAACTAACCAAACATTAGAAATTCGTGTACAAGAGCGAACAACAGAGCTAGAAGTAGCTAATAAGCAAATTTTAGAGCTTAACGAACGTCTTAAGGCTGATAATTTAAGAATGAGTGCGGAATTAGATGTAACAAGACAATTACAACAGATGATTTTACCTAAAGAACAAGAACTAATCCAACTAGCAGATTTAGATATTGCAGGGTTTATGGAACCGGCTGATGAGGTTGGAGGGGATTATTATGACGTTGTTAAACAAGGTAATAAAATTAGAATGGGCATAGGTGATGTTACTGGGCATGGTTTAGAAAGCGGGGTAGTTATGATAATGGCACAAACAGCAATTCGTACCCTGCTAGCTAATGATGAGAAAGACCCTATTAAATTCTTAAATTCAGTAAATAAAGTAATTTATGATAATACTAGACGTATGAAAAGCCATAAAAACATGACGCTAGCATTGCTTGAATATGAAGAAGGAATGCTACGTCTTAGCGGACAACATGAAGATCTAGTGATTTTACGTAGTAATGGTGAAATAGAACAAATAGACACTTTTGAGCTAGGTTTTCCCCTTGGTATTGAATCAGACATTAAAGCTTATGTAGCACAAACAGACATTAAACTAAATCCAGAAGAAATAGCTGTACTTTATACAGATGGCCTAATAGAGGCCGTAAATCAGCAAAATGAGATGTATGGTTTAAGTCGTTTATTTCAAGTAATAAAAGAAAGCTCTCATTTATCAGCAAATCAAATATGTAGCCAAATAATTGGAAACTTAAAAAAACATGTTGGTAAACAAAAGGTATATGATGATATAACTTTGTTAGTTATAAAGCGTAAAAAAGCTTAA
- a CDS encoding protein kinase — protein MDQKRWEQIKTILDIALEKDSYLVGPYLDRVCAGDSSLRTDVESFIKMFEETKESNSNKLINNIPSYLPNLIETTKDQSLRTSNYSENQTTNIDLSEINKASKGTILVVDDLPNNLNLLSGLLSMENYQVSVANNGRRALKIVETLSPDLILLDINMPEMDGYELCTLLKANPKTSGIPVIFISALDEVLDKVKAFEVGGIDYITKPFQTKEVIARVENQLKIFRLQQELQKNIEELAKKNQELAEKNQELIESYRKANHIFTVLAQALPGTILDDKYKLEEKIGSGGFGAVYRATHIPMKRAVAVKVFRPSLGNDSISELERFQREAISICRVNHPNAVNVFDSGISSQGIAYIVMELLTGHTLVKELKEKTVISLRRCAEILLPICEVLSKAHSEGIIHRDIKPDNVFLHQTTLGEVIKVIDFGIAKLIKETPSLKFSDLTAVEGFIGTPNYMAPERIQNVDYDGKADVYSLGVMLYEMLGGRRPFSSSIGSSFGVLSQHLNEIPPSIKLLNRSIPDPIEALVMRTLEKDPNLRPTAKELGEEFLNILIDLETKSMLP, from the coding sequence ATGGATCAAAAACGCTGGGAACAAATTAAAACAATTCTTGATATAGCTTTAGAAAAAGATTCCTACTTGGTTGGGCCATATCTTGACAGAGTTTGTGCAGGTGATAGCAGTTTACGTACTGATGTAGAGTCTTTTATAAAAATGTTTGAAGAAACAAAAGAAAGCAACTCAAATAAACTAATAAATAACATTCCTTCTTATTTACCAAATCTAATAGAAACTACTAAAGATCAAAGTCTCAGAACTTCTAATTACAGTGAAAACCAAACAACAAATATAGATTTAAGTGAAATAAATAAAGCTTCTAAAGGAACTATTTTAGTAGTAGATGATTTGCCTAATAACTTAAATTTACTATCAGGATTGCTTTCTATGGAAAATTATCAGGTTAGTGTGGCAAATAATGGTCGTCGAGCATTAAAAATAGTTGAGACTCTTTCCCCAGATTTAATATTACTTGATATAAATATGCCTGAAATGGATGGTTATGAGCTTTGTACTTTATTAAAAGCTAATCCAAAAACTTCTGGTATCCCTGTTATATTTATAAGTGCTTTGGATGAAGTGCTAGACAAGGTTAAAGCTTTTGAAGTCGGCGGAATTGATTACATAACTAAACCTTTTCAAACTAAAGAAGTTATAGCTCGTGTTGAGAATCAGTTAAAAATATTTCGTCTTCAACAAGAATTGCAAAAAAATATTGAAGAATTAGCTAAGAAAAATCAAGAATTAGCTGAAAAAAATCAAGAATTGATTGAGTCTTATAGAAAAGCAAATCATATATTTACAGTTCTAGCTCAAGCTTTGCCAGGCACTATATTAGATGACAAATACAAACTAGAAGAAAAAATTGGTTCAGGTGGCTTTGGTGCTGTTTATCGTGCTACTCATATTCCTATGAAACGTGCAGTTGCAGTAAAAGTCTTTAGGCCAAGTTTAGGAAATGACTCTATTAGTGAGCTTGAACGGTTTCAAAGAGAAGCTATTTCTATTTGTCGTGTTAATCATCCTAATGCTGTAAATGTCTTTGATTCTGGCATTTCCTCACAAGGTATAGCTTATATTGTGATGGAACTACTTACAGGACATACTTTAGTTAAAGAATTAAAAGAAAAAACAGTAATTTCTTTACGTCGCTGTGCGGAAATTTTGCTCCCTATTTGTGAAGTTCTTTCTAAAGCACATTCTGAAGGTATAATTCACCGAGATATCAAGCCAGATAATGTGTTTTTACATCAAACTACTTTAGGTGAAGTAATTAAAGTAATAGATTTTGGGATAGCTAAATTAATTAAAGAAACACCAAGCTTAAAATTTAGTGATTTAACGGCTGTAGAAGGTTTTATAGGCACTCCTAATTATATGGCACCTGAGAGAATTCAAAATGTTGACTATGATGGAAAAGCAGATGTTTATAGTTTAGGAGTTATGCTTTATGAAATGTTAGGAGGCCGGCGACCTTTTTCATCTAGTATAGGTAGTTCCTTTGGCGTTCTTTCACAACACTTAAATGAAATTCCTCCATCAATTAAACTGCTTAATCGTAGTATTCCTGACCCTATAGAAGCTTTAGTAATGAGAACTTTAGAAAAAGACCCAAACTTACGCCCAACAGCAAAAGAGCTAGGCGAAGAATTTCTTAATATATTGATTGACCTTGAAACAAAATCTATGTTGCCTTAA
- a CDS encoding BMP family protein: protein MNLVGFRKNFTVLAIFFLIVTLINLLGCNIDIEDAKDAKTYSDFRVAILLAGSIDDHSWNQAGYEAIKLVEEKLKANISYTENVTAETAVTEARKYAVQGYDFVILHGGEYVEPAQIVAKEFPRTKFAVNGFYSGNNSNLGAITFRFGEMGYLTGLIAGMKTKTKHIAYMVGDDFPQYVEESVFFEKAAKSIDPNIKVSIRYLHTWIDPNKATQTALELVSQGVDIISINTDHPGVTAIKEIAKYPQVLIIGRDQDQHDVAPGKVITSVINDSSNLILRAATLVQQGRWEGKQYKFGLREDIFNFAPFRNHLTPEQIQKFNNISEEIRSGNLDTSSFTNSSSQN, encoded by the coding sequence ATGAATCTAGTAGGTTTTAGAAAAAATTTTACCGTTTTAGCTATATTTTTTTTAATTGTTACACTCATCAATTTGTTAGGCTGTAACATAGATATTGAAGATGCTAAAGATGCTAAAACTTATTCAGATTTTAGAGTTGCAATTTTATTAGCTGGTTCTATTGATGATCACTCATGGAATCAAGCAGGCTATGAGGCAATAAAACTAGTAGAAGAAAAACTTAAGGCTAATATTTCTTACACAGAAAATGTTACTGCTGAAACTGCTGTTACAGAAGCAAGAAAATACGCAGTACAAGGTTATGATTTTGTTATTTTACATGGAGGAGAATATGTTGAACCTGCCCAAATTGTAGCTAAAGAATTTCCCCGCACTAAATTTGCTGTTAATGGCTTTTACTCTGGTAATAACAGTAATTTAGGAGCAATTACTTTTCGCTTTGGAGAAATGGGTTATTTAACAGGCTTAATAGCTGGAATGAAGACTAAAACCAAACATATAGCTTATATGGTTGGAGATGATTTCCCTCAGTATGTAGAAGAATCCGTATTTTTTGAAAAAGCAGCAAAATCTATTGACCCAAATATTAAAGTAAGCATTAGGTATTTACACACATGGATTGATCCAAATAAAGCAACTCAAACAGCTTTAGAGCTTGTTAGTCAAGGGGTTGATATTATTTCAATAAATACTGATCATCCCGGCGTTACAGCAATAAAAGAAATAGCTAAATACCCTCAAGTGTTAATTATAGGGCGTGATCAAGATCAACATGATGTTGCTCCAGGAAAAGTAATCACTAGTGTAATTAATGATAGTTCTAATCTAATATTAAGAGCCGCAACCCTAGTTCAACAGGGCAGATGGGAAGGCAAACAATATAAATTTGGTTTAAGAGAAGATATATTTAATTTTGCACCTTTCCGAAATCATCTTACACCTGAACAAATACAAAAATTTAATAATATTTCTGAAGAAATCCGCTCAGGCAATTTAGATACTTCTAGTTTTACTAATTCTTCCAGCCAAAATTGA
- a CDS encoding response regulator: MSTFDNPTGQDLKLLEQIEVLNKELALLRKTNQDLQIQLEMTIEHGDAVEDQLHSEIQERHRAEAALQSILEIVSKKNMDLEIILETTAEHGDLIENELRKTSEAKTAFLSNLSHELRSPLNTIIGFAQLMSRDKYLKQEHHETLHTIMRSGEHLLNLINDVLSLAKIESGKLTLSKRLFNTKELLSSIYNMFRLRAETKATELKFDISEKFPTFVFGDEGKLQQVLINLLSNAIKFTDQGSVGLLADWTNGQAKFTISDTGIGIAEQDIDSMFLPFFQTETASKITGSTGLGLAISRSLVKLMGGDINVTSSIGKGTTFSFSVEITPSPEDENLMDERKVLRLADDSHKFNILVVDNNLEHQLLLSQLLKSVNFQVDVADNGKQAFDKWQNNKFHLIFMDIRMPELNGVETTKLIRDREKAKNLPPMPIIALSANVFEQTRDTMFSAGCNDFINKPFRESELFNKLAEYLDVTYIYEELKGKSGKEKILIKERLLKLPKEWLDNFRSMLAKGFVEDAKALVNQERSLDPELFDELETLLKNYQFDEIDSILSDNYTS, encoded by the coding sequence ATGAGTACATTTGACAACCCTACAGGTCAAGACCTTAAGCTATTAGAGCAAATAGAAGTATTAAATAAAGAATTAGCATTGCTAAGAAAAACTAACCAAGATCTCCAAATTCAATTAGAAATGACAATTGAACATGGGGATGCAGTCGAAGACCAACTTCATAGTGAGATCCAAGAACGTCATCGCGCAGAAGCAGCACTCCAATCAATCCTAGAAATAGTCTCAAAAAAAAATATGGATCTTGAAATTATTCTTGAAACTACAGCAGAGCATGGCGATCTTATAGAAAATGAATTACGCAAAACTAGTGAAGCTAAAACGGCCTTTTTATCAAACTTAAGCCATGAATTACGTAGCCCACTTAATACGATTATTGGATTTGCTCAATTAATGAGCCGAGATAAATATCTTAAACAAGAACACCATGAGACTTTACACACCATAATGCGTAGCGGGGAACATTTGCTTAACTTAATAAATGATGTGCTTTCTTTAGCAAAAATTGAGTCTGGAAAACTAACTTTAAGCAAGCGTCTTTTTAATACCAAAGAGCTACTTAGCAGTATTTATAATATGTTTAGGCTAAGAGCAGAAACAAAAGCCACAGAATTAAAATTTGATATATCTGAGAAATTTCCAACATTTGTTTTTGGCGATGAGGGCAAATTACAGCAAGTGCTGATAAATTTGCTCTCTAATGCTATTAAATTTACTGATCAAGGTAGTGTAGGTCTTTTAGCAGATTGGACTAATGGACAAGCTAAATTTACAATTTCCGATACTGGAATTGGAATAGCAGAACAAGACATAGATTCAATGTTTTTACCTTTTTTTCAAACTGAAACAGCAAGCAAAATAACTGGCAGCACTGGTCTTGGCCTAGCTATTAGCCGTAGTTTAGTTAAGTTAATGGGTGGAGATATAAATGTTACTAGTAGCATTGGTAAGGGGACAACATTTTCTTTTAGCGTTGAAATTACTCCATCCCCAGAAGATGAAAATCTAATGGATGAACGCAAAGTCTTAAGACTAGCAGACGATAGCCACAAATTTAATATTTTAGTTGTAGATAACAACTTAGAACATCAGCTTTTGCTATCTCAATTACTAAAATCAGTTAATTTTCAAGTTGATGTGGCTGATAATGGAAAACAGGCTTTTGATAAATGGCAAAATAATAAATTCCATCTAATTTTTATGGATATCCGAATGCCTGAACTAAACGGAGTTGAAACAACTAAGTTAATTCGTGATAGAGAAAAAGCTAAAAATTTACCTCCTATGCCAATCATCGCGCTTTCTGCTAATGTATTTGAGCAGACTAGAGACACAATGTTTTCAGCCGGATGTAATGATTTTATAAATAAACCTTTTAGAGAAAGTGAGCTTTTTAATAAATTAGCAGAATACTTAGACGTAACTTATATTTATGAAGAGCTAAAAGGAAAATCTGGTAAAGAAAAAATACTAATTAAAGAAAGACTACTTAAATTGCCTAAAGAATGGCTAGATAATTTTCGATCTATGCTAGCAAAAGGTTTTGTAGAAGATGCTAAAGCTTTAGTTAACCAAGAGCGTAGTTTAGACCCAGAATTATTTGATGAACTAGAAACTTTGCTTAAAAACTACCAATTTGATGAAATTGATAGTATTCTTTCAGATAACTACACTAGCTAA
- a CDS encoding ATP-binding protein translates to MEVNTEIFGDYYGQDSDSQEYLIINFSPSSIPRNSRWRNNGISADFLGDYFATFFPGDEIPGSKIGKQETIKSSVSFIANELLENAMKYSLVNTNLPVSIALYMYNEKIVFMVTNHISLESSENYKTYIKELLSSDMDEMFTKQLIKASSEGNSSGIGLLTIINDYGAKPGWKFEKLLNPVDVVKLTITIQLEV, encoded by the coding sequence ATGGAAGTAAATACAGAGATTTTTGGAGATTATTACGGTCAAGACTCAGATTCTCAGGAATATTTAATCATAAACTTTTCGCCTAGTTCTATCCCTCGTAATAGCCGTTGGCGCAATAATGGAATATCGGCTGACTTTTTAGGAGATTATTTTGCTACTTTTTTTCCAGGTGATGAAATTCCTGGCTCTAAAATAGGTAAACAAGAAACAATAAAAAGTTCTGTTAGTTTTATTGCTAATGAGCTTTTAGAAAATGCAATGAAATATAGTTTGGTCAATACTAACTTACCAGTAAGTATTGCACTGTATATGTATAATGAAAAAATAGTCTTTATGGTGACAAATCATATTAGTTTAGAATCATCAGAGAACTATAAAACTTATATTAAAGAGCTACTTAGCTCTGACATGGATGAAATGTTTACTAAACAGTTAATAAAAGCAAGCTCAGAAGGTAATAGTTCAGGAATTGGGCTACTTACAATAATTAATGATTATGGAGCAAAACCAGGCTGGAAATTTGAAAAATTGCTTAATCCAGTAGATGTGGTTAAACTAACAATTACTATTCAGTTAGAGGTGTAA